From Arcticibacter tournemirensis, one genomic window encodes:
- a CDS encoding PhnA domain-containing protein has product MSINPQLQNRSNQACELCLNPDSDLNAYTVPPRNESIENQVVLCSECLGQIASGDYTNTHHWRCLEGSIWSEVPSVQVLSYKIMSRLSSTEEWARDTIESVYLDESLVEWANAEDALEAGKVIHKDSFGVVLETGDSVILTQNLNVKGTSYIAPKGTMVRKIKLVPDNADQIEGKINGDTIVILTRFVRKSV; this is encoded by the coding sequence ATGTCAATAAATCCACAATTACAGAACCGCAGTAATCAAGCCTGCGAGCTTTGCTTAAATCCGGATAGTGATTTAAACGCTTATACTGTTCCTCCCAGAAACGAGTCGATCGAAAACCAGGTTGTTTTATGCTCTGAGTGCCTCGGGCAGATAGCATCCGGCGATTACACCAATACGCATCACTGGCGTTGCCTGGAGGGGAGCATCTGGAGCGAAGTGCCGTCAGTGCAGGTACTTTCGTATAAAATAATGAGCAGGTTATCGTCTACCGAAGAATGGGCGAGGGATACGATTGAATCGGTATATCTGGATGAGTCGCTGGTGGAATGGGCTAACGCAGAGGACGCCCTGGAAGCCGGGAAGGTGATTCATAAAGATAGTTTCGGCGTTGTTCTTGAAACCGGCGATTCGGTGATCCTGACTCAGAACCTTAACGTTAAAGGAACAAGTTACATCGCGCCCAAGGGAACGATGGTTCGGAAAATTAAGCTGGTGCCTGATAATGCCGACCAGATAGAAGGGAAGATAAACGGCGACACGATTGTGATCCTTACCAGGTTTGTAAGAAAATCGGTATAA
- a CDS encoding DinB family protein encodes METKTASNRTIGFLSLFDMHTTFFRRALDGISEEDMHNRLNTQANHMGWISGSVVQQRYFMTQETHPGLKQTGDELFRENQGILTNAKYPSVAEYLKDWETISPLAREALVAIGDEKLDSTMDMGGMKMTYYEVISFTMYREANMIGQLALWRRLLGYPALKYD; translated from the coding sequence ATGGAAACAAAAACGGCAAGCAACAGGACTATTGGATTTTTGTCACTATTCGACATGCATACTACCTTTTTTCGGCGCGCTCTCGACGGCATATCAGAAGAAGACATGCATAACCGCTTAAATACCCAGGCCAACCATATGGGATGGATCAGCGGTTCTGTCGTCCAGCAACGTTACTTCATGACCCAGGAAACACATCCCGGCTTAAAACAAACCGGTGATGAGCTATTCAGAGAAAATCAGGGTATTCTCACCAATGCGAAATATCCTTCGGTGGCAGAATACCTGAAAGACTGGGAAACAATAAGCCCACTGGCACGGGAGGCTCTGGTAGCCATTGGAGATGAAAAGCTTGACAGCACGATGGACATGGGAGGCATGAAAATGACCTACTACGAAGTTATCAGCTTTACAATGTACAGGGAAGCAAACATGATCGGGCAGCTTGCACTATGGCGGAGGCTCCTCGGTTATCCTGCACTGAAATATGATTAA
- a CDS encoding group III truncated hemoglobin — protein sequence MKRDICGPDDVVLFVNEFYVLALQDPLLGPVFAHAITDWTPHLDRLYKFWNSALFEELTVTEQSISSHSTLNVDRAHYDRWLLHFNRTIDTYFEGEVANRAKKKAAQTAGLFLSHLKASGR from the coding sequence ATGAAGCGTGATATTTGCGGTCCTGACGACGTTGTACTTTTCGTAAATGAGTTTTATGTCCTGGCATTGCAAGATCCGCTCCTGGGACCTGTTTTTGCACATGCGATAACCGACTGGACCCCGCACTTAGACCGGCTATACAAGTTCTGGAACAGCGCTCTGTTCGAAGAGCTCACTGTCACCGAGCAATCTATTTCAAGTCACAGCACATTAAATGTTGACCGCGCCCACTACGACCGCTGGTTACTTCATTTTAACCGGACTATAGATACCTATTTTGAAGGGGAAGTTGCCAATCGGGCTAAGAAGAAGGCAGCACAAACAGCCGGATTATTCTTATCGCACCTGAAAGCGTCAGGACGTTAA
- a CDS encoding helix-turn-helix domain-containing protein yields the protein MKKDEKSPHKFETLSDAHRAFGLPQPKHPLISMINGAPSWSEVIPPFVHHVLGFYKISYKPKLGGRLKYGQGYYDFDEGGLLFASPGQVMGGVESEGTVCSAYTLLIHPDFFLGYPLAKKISQYGFFSYTANETLHLSEDEKTTILSIFRIMEEELNGRIDDFSQDVVISQIELLLNYANRFYKRQFITRKVVNHDLLQRLEELLNSYFNNEHALSKGIPTVQYLAENLNLSPSYLSDMLRTLTGQNAQQHIHDKLIEKAKEKLSTTSLSVSEVAYALGFEHPQSFSKLFKTKTSLSPLEFRRSFN from the coding sequence ATGAAAAAGGACGAAAAAAGCCCGCATAAATTTGAGACACTATCTGATGCCCATCGCGCATTTGGATTGCCTCAACCTAAGCACCCGTTGATCAGCATGATCAACGGGGCGCCTTCATGGTCGGAAGTAATACCACCCTTTGTTCATCATGTACTGGGGTTTTATAAGATTTCTTATAAACCTAAACTCGGTGGCAGATTAAAATACGGACAGGGCTATTACGATTTCGATGAGGGCGGCTTGCTGTTTGCTTCTCCAGGCCAGGTAATGGGAGGAGTGGAGAGCGAAGGAACGGTATGCTCAGCTTATACCTTGCTTATTCACCCTGATTTCTTTTTGGGGTATCCGCTTGCGAAGAAGATCAGTCAGTATGGCTTCTTTTCGTACACAGCCAACGAAACGCTGCACCTTTCTGAAGACGAGAAAACTACTATCCTCTCTATTTTCAGGATTATGGAAGAGGAGCTGAACGGCCGCATTGACGACTTTAGTCAGGACGTGGTCATTTCGCAGATTGAGCTATTGCTGAATTATGCCAACCGTTTTTATAAGCGCCAGTTCATTACCCGGAAAGTGGTTAATCACGATCTTCTGCAAAGGTTGGAGGAGCTGCTAAACAGTTATTTTAATAATGAACACGCTTTAAGCAAGGGTATCCCCACGGTTCAGTATCTGGCCGAGAATCTGAATCTTTCGCCCAGCTATTTAAGTGATATGCTTCGTACCCTAACAGGGCAGAATGCACAGCAGCACATTCATGATAAACTGATTGAAAAGGCAAAGGAAAAACTTTCTACTACCAGCTTATCTGTAAGTGAAGTAGCCTATGCGCTGGGTTTTGAACATCCGCAGTCGTTCAGTAAGCTCTTTAAAACAAAGACCAGCCTTTCTCCGCTCGAGTTCAGGCGATCTTTTAACTGA
- a CDS encoding SDR family NAD(P)-dependent oxidoreductase — MENEMKSKVWFITGASRGFGRIWAEAALERGDKVAATARNVNSLAALKEKYADSVLALELDVTNPAQAKAAVDEAYAYFGRLDIVLNNAGYSLVGTIEEASAEDVRAMFETNVFGTLAVIQAALPLLREQGGGHILGTSSNLGHVVLPVIGYYCSSKWAFEAIHESLALEVKDFGIKVTIIEPGAYATEFGSEASLKFAEGMDIYANFKAQFFGQLKDMKKGDPNATPQALFQVVDAEKPPLRFNLGSQNLSWVKAAYEERLALWEQWDAVSSSAQGVAE; from the coding sequence ATGGAAAATGAAATGAAGAGTAAGGTATGGTTCATTACCGGCGCTTCGCGTGGTTTTGGACGTATTTGGGCGGAGGCCGCCCTGGAGCGTGGCGATAAAGTGGCAGCTACGGCTCGTAATGTTAATAGTTTAGCTGCACTGAAAGAAAAGTATGCCGACAGCGTTTTAGCGCTCGAATTGGACGTGACGAACCCTGCTCAGGCAAAAGCAGCAGTCGACGAGGCGTATGCGTATTTTGGAAGGTTGGATATTGTGCTAAATAATGCCGGGTATTCGTTGGTGGGAACAATAGAGGAGGCAAGTGCAGAAGATGTAAGGGCAATGTTCGAAACCAATGTTTTCGGAACGCTTGCTGTTATCCAGGCTGCTTTGCCTTTGCTTCGTGAGCAGGGTGGAGGACATATCCTCGGTACGTCCAGCAATCTTGGTCATGTGGTTCTCCCGGTAATTGGCTACTATTGCTCATCTAAATGGGCGTTTGAAGCTATTCACGAAAGCCTGGCACTGGAGGTTAAGGATTTTGGGATCAAAGTGACCATCATCGAACCGGGAGCTTATGCTACGGAATTCGGCAGTGAGGCCTCGTTAAAGTTCGCTGAAGGAATGGATATTTACGCGAACTTCAAAGCTCAATTTTTTGGACAACTGAAAGACATGAAAAAAGGTGATCCGAATGCTACACCACAAGCACTTTTTCAAGTTGTAGATGCCGAAAAGCCGCCGCTACGATTCAATTTAGGTAGTCAGAATCTATCGTGGGTGAAGGCTGCTTATGAAGAACGTTTAGCCCTTTGGGAACAATGGGATGCTGTTTCAAGTTCAGCGCAGGGCGTTGCTGAATAA
- a CDS encoding DUF6377 domain-containing protein, whose protein sequence is MMKLFYPFLFLLISFAVRGENGNAKLMAQLKAELARKSVYDNQKERVIAGLKLELERCASNDLDRKYQLCNRLFEEYKSYQYDSAYVYTQKMIRLSVAMHDLPKQYESKIKLGIILMSSGMFIETRDCLDQVDPKILDPKSKRLYYRLKCVFYAELANYNNDKYYAEHYRQESHKYLDSAIALAEKGSFEQIMYKAEVPDTAGQKLSNYKYYEELLYRHKLTQHQTAMIAAALADHYEGDERMRLLYIAAINDIKSSIKETVAIYKLGRNLYRVGDVKDAYFFMQEALNNAEFYGSRLHKIEIASILPDIAANKILITENAKNKFIIYLLTSLIIVVIISLISFIVFIQLKRLRVKERIIAEKNSQLEKINVRLSEDARIKEEYIGYFFNIFSEYILKLEKLKRNGERKMKSQQYEDILALFGQINIKKERDHLFRTFDRVFLKLFPNFVQSFNALLKPEDQIWPRDNEVLNAHLRIFALVRLGITDNETIAKILEYSVNTVYTYKFRIKTKALVKPDDFDTSIMDIKVVTEP, encoded by the coding sequence ATGATGAAACTTTTTTACCCGTTTTTATTTTTATTGATTTCGTTTGCTGTAAGGGGCGAAAATGGGAATGCGAAGCTGATGGCTCAGCTGAAGGCCGAACTTGCTAGAAAGAGCGTTTACGACAATCAGAAAGAGCGTGTGATCGCTGGTCTGAAACTGGAACTTGAACGGTGTGCATCTAACGATCTTGACCGGAAGTATCAGCTATGCAACAGGTTGTTTGAAGAGTATAAGAGCTACCAGTATGATTCTGCATATGTGTATACTCAGAAAATGATCAGGCTGAGTGTGGCGATGCATGATTTACCTAAGCAATATGAAAGTAAAATAAAGCTGGGTATTATTCTGATGTCGTCGGGTATGTTTATAGAAACCCGGGATTGCCTGGATCAGGTTGATCCAAAAATTCTTGATCCAAAGTCGAAGAGGCTTTATTACCGGCTAAAATGTGTGTTTTACGCTGAACTTGCCAACTATAATAATGATAAATATTACGCCGAACATTATCGGCAAGAATCACATAAATACCTCGACAGCGCGATTGCACTGGCTGAGAAGGGATCGTTTGAACAAATTATGTACAAAGCAGAGGTCCCGGATACCGCTGGGCAAAAGCTGAGTAATTATAAGTACTATGAGGAGCTGCTTTATCGTCATAAGCTCACTCAGCATCAAACGGCTATGATTGCTGCAGCTCTGGCCGATCATTATGAAGGGGATGAGCGCATGAGACTATTATATATTGCCGCCATCAATGATATAAAGTCTTCCATAAAAGAAACGGTGGCCATTTATAAGCTTGGAAGAAATTTGTATAGAGTTGGAGATGTAAAGGATGCCTACTTTTTTATGCAGGAGGCGTTGAACAATGCCGAATTTTACGGATCGCGCCTCCATAAAATTGAGATCGCGTCTATCTTGCCGGATATCGCTGCGAATAAAATTTTGATAACCGAGAATGCTAAAAATAAATTCATCATATATCTTTTAACAAGCCTGATCATCGTAGTTATTATAAGCCTTATATCATTCATTGTCTTTATTCAGCTTAAACGCCTGCGTGTTAAGGAACGGATCATCGCAGAGAAGAACAGTCAGTTAGAAAAGATAAATGTCAGGCTGTCGGAAGATGCTCGCATTAAAGAGGAATACATAGGTTATTTCTTCAATATATTTTCTGAATATATCTTGAAGCTCGAAAAACTCAAAAGAAATGGTGAACGAAAGATGAAAAGCCAGCAATACGAAGACATTCTTGCGCTCTTTGGCCAGATTAATATTAAAAAGGAGCGCGATCATCTCTTTCGTACATTCGACCGCGTATTCTTAAAGCTGTTTCCCAACTTCGTTCAGTCTTTCAACGCACTCTTAAAGCCGGAAGACCAGATCTGGCCCAGAGATAACGAAGTGCTGAACGCACATTTAAGGATATTCGCACTGGTAAGGCTCGGAATTACTGATAACGAGACGATTGCCAAAATACTTGAGTATAGCGTTAATACGGTATATACATACAAATTCAGAATCAAAACTAAAGCCCTGGTAAAACCGGATGATTTTGATACCTCCATTATGGATATTAAGGTTGTTACGGAGCCTTGA
- a CDS encoding DUF4973 domain-containing protein has protein sequence MKSFYKYIVALTLIMPFAACNDEWEEELFTNMVSFKAPIGSEGVTEVYLRYKKDGEVEYNLPVIVSGTQENQKDLNVQVEVDNDTLNIFNQGKYQYRTDLYFKQLPAQFFELPAGPCFIPKGSHTANHKIKFKFFNLDLVERWVLPLTIKDDPSYAVNYRKGWRKALLYVKPFNDYSGSYSATSMNIVFDSDTEPKTMVMSTKNAWVVDENTVFFYAGMVEERSEERGDYKILMRFGEPVENADGSRTGALTVQAENPAINFELLSQPTYQIKKVVDPTLPYLVSEYTTVNIKYKYNDITSIPNMPIRYKAEGSMTMERRRNITIPDDDQAIQW, from the coding sequence ATGAAAAGTTTCTATAAATATATCGTAGCACTGACATTGATTATGCCCTTCGCTGCATGCAATGATGAGTGGGAGGAGGAATTGTTTACCAACATGGTTTCGTTTAAAGCCCCTATTGGAAGTGAAGGAGTGACGGAAGTATATCTCCGTTACAAGAAGGATGGAGAGGTTGAGTATAATCTTCCTGTAATTGTGAGCGGAACGCAGGAGAATCAAAAGGATCTCAACGTACAAGTTGAGGTTGACAACGACACCCTGAACATATTTAATCAGGGAAAATATCAGTACCGTACTGATTTATATTTTAAACAGTTGCCTGCTCAATTTTTTGAACTGCCTGCTGGTCCCTGTTTTATTCCGAAAGGCTCGCATACCGCGAACCACAAGATTAAATTCAAGTTCTTCAACCTTGATCTCGTAGAACGCTGGGTGCTTCCGCTTACAATAAAGGACGACCCTTCCTATGCAGTTAATTACCGTAAAGGATGGCGAAAGGCGTTGTTGTATGTGAAACCATTCAATGACTATTCAGGAAGCTATTCCGCAACATCTATGAACATTGTTTTTGACAGTGATACGGAACCAAAAACAATGGTTATGAGTACAAAGAACGCTTGGGTGGTAGATGAAAATACCGTGTTCTTTTATGCCGGTATGGTGGAAGAACGATCAGAAGAGCGTGGTGATTACAAGATTCTTATGCGTTTTGGCGAGCCGGTTGAAAACGCCGACGGAAGCAGAACAGGTGCCCTTACAGTCCAGGCCGAAAATCCTGCAATTAACTTTGAATTGCTGAGCCAGCCCACATATCAGATCAAAAAGGTTGTAGATCCTACCTTGCCTTACTTGGTTAGTGAATACACTACTGTCAATATCAAATACAAATACAACGACATTACCTCTATTCCGAATATGCCTATCCGGTACAAAGCGGAAGGATCTATGACTATGGAGCGGAGAAGAAATATCACTATTCCTGACGACGATCAGGCAATACAGTGGTAA
- a CDS encoding RagB/SusD family nutrient uptake outer membrane protein → MKAKHIIIILLVGTGLFTSSCKDYLSVEHFFDDRQSEERIFNSRDYTEQWLANCYSQLLDYNLEIGHKNYTVSNYADDMFYNEGGNGADYRRFKFGEYDQGWYNQSWTQSYAGIRQASIMINTISEGGTFTDHEVAQYKAEARFIRAYLYWLLLRKYGPVPLMPEKGVDYDQTYDNLSFPRNTYDEVADFISSEMVLAAKDLPLKRDNRNIARPTRGAALATRAKALLFAASPLANGNAEMAGFTDDQGRVLISQQYSEEKWAKAAAAAKDVIELNLYKLYTADRRIKGTESYPATIIPPHHPEYSNKNFPEGWANIDPFESYRSLFNGDLYASENTEMIFTRGENQTDQEHGVIALTRHQMPQTAGGWNSHGLTLKQCDAYDMNDGRPFNRAEILQKYGSNMFVQSNEVDQFKPLKANVWKEFALREPRFYASVAFSGALWTMSSATKNVGENTNKQIFYYRGEREGRVNGDRWLPTGIGMMKYVNPKDNADNDGKIYPKVEITIRYADILLMYAEALNELSGSYNIPSWDGAMTYIISRDVNEMSKAISPVRIRAGVPNYETTVYANQASLRNSIKHERQIELLAENQRYYDLRRWKDAPVEDAKQIYGYNTLITAKGNPALFYSPVRVPLLQTAFSQKMYFWPIHWDELRKNNRLTQAPGWPSFD, encoded by the coding sequence ATGAAAGCAAAGCACATAATAATTATACTGTTAGTTGGCACAGGGCTTTTTACTAGTTCCTGTAAAGACTACCTGAGCGTAGAACATTTCTTCGACGACAGGCAAAGTGAAGAACGGATATTTAACAGCAGAGACTACACTGAACAATGGTTAGCAAATTGTTACAGTCAGTTGTTAGATTATAACCTGGAAATCGGGCATAAAAACTATACGGTCTCTAACTATGCAGATGACATGTTTTATAACGAAGGGGGAAACGGCGCTGATTACAGAAGATTTAAATTTGGTGAATACGATCAAGGCTGGTATAATCAGTCCTGGACACAGTCGTACGCCGGTATCCGCCAGGCTTCTATAATGATTAATACAATTTCTGAAGGAGGCACCTTTACCGATCATGAGGTAGCTCAATATAAGGCCGAGGCTCGTTTTATCAGGGCTTACTTATACTGGTTGCTGTTAAGGAAATATGGTCCAGTACCCCTCATGCCTGAGAAGGGAGTCGATTATGATCAAACGTATGATAACCTGTCGTTCCCTCGTAATACCTACGATGAGGTAGCTGATTTTATTTCTTCTGAAATGGTCCTGGCAGCTAAAGACCTTCCATTGAAACGTGATAACCGTAATATTGCCCGTCCTACACGTGGTGCGGCTTTAGCAACGAGGGCAAAAGCGCTGTTATTTGCAGCTAGTCCTTTAGCGAACGGAAACGCGGAGATGGCAGGATTCACAGATGATCAGGGCAGGGTTTTAATTTCGCAACAATATAGCGAAGAAAAGTGGGCAAAGGCTGCAGCTGCAGCTAAAGATGTTATTGAATTGAACTTATATAAGCTCTATACGGCTGACAGGAGGATTAAAGGTACAGAATCTTATCCTGCGACTATAATTCCGCCGCATCATCCTGAGTACTCGAACAAGAATTTCCCTGAAGGATGGGCCAATATAGATCCCTTCGAGTCATACCGCTCACTGTTCAACGGCGACCTCTATGCTTCGGAAAACACGGAAATGATCTTCACGAGGGGCGAGAACCAAACTGATCAGGAACACGGCGTAATCGCATTAACGAGGCATCAGATGCCGCAGACAGCGGGAGGATGGAATAGCCATGGTCTTACTTTGAAGCAATGCGATGCGTATGACATGAACGATGGGCGTCCATTTAACAGGGCTGAGATATTGCAGAAATATGGCTCGAATATGTTCGTGCAAAGCAATGAAGTGGACCAGTTTAAACCCTTGAAAGCGAACGTTTGGAAAGAGTTTGCGCTCCGGGAACCCAGATTTTACGCATCCGTTGCTTTTAGCGGGGCATTATGGACCATGTCAAGCGCTACCAAGAACGTAGGAGAGAATACAAATAAACAGATATTTTATTACCGTGGGGAAAGAGAAGGAAGGGTGAATGGCGATCGCTGGCTGCCCACTGGGATTGGGATGATGAAATATGTAAACCCGAAAGATAATGCCGATAACGACGGAAAAATTTACCCTAAAGTGGAAATCACCATTCGGTATGCCGACATTCTTCTGATGTATGCAGAAGCACTCAATGAGCTGTCAGGCTCTTATAACATACCATCATGGGATGGAGCGATGACTTATATTATTTCAAGGGATGTTAACGAGATGAGCAAAGCTATTTCACCTGTGCGTATTCGCGCAGGAGTTCCCAATTACGAAACGACAGTGTATGCAAATCAAGCCAGCCTACGTAACAGCATCAAACATGAGCGGCAAATAGAATTGCTGGCCGAAAACCAGCGTTACTATGACTTAAGAAGATGGAAAGATGCACCGGTAGAAGATGCGAAGCAGATTTATGGATACAATACCTTGATTACAGCTAAGGGCAATCCCGCTCTTTTCTATTCACCAGTACGTGTTCCTCTCCTGCAAACCGCCTTCTCTCAGAAGATGTATTTCTGGCCTATTCACTGGGATGAGCTGCGTAAGAACAATCGCCTGACACAGGCACCGGGCTGGCCATCTTTTGATTAA